The proteins below come from a single Sphingomonas carotinifaciens genomic window:
- a CDS encoding CheR family methyltransferase, protein MSASAINVLAALLEVRTGQHTASHRSTRMDAALTPLMRARGLDTLDDLVARLLDGRDPALAGHIVDALVNQETSFFRDTAVFDMMVEAVAAAEEQGRRVRIWSAGCSTGQEPLSLAMLFAERQEATGAPMPEIVASDISTAALARARSGRFSQFEIQRGLPIRRMMRWFEGDGSEWIARPELLRHIAFRQINLVADRPPGGAFDLILCRNVMLYLNPVPKAGAFDRLAHALAPGGLLVLGAGETVIGQTHRFEPSGRFRGFYQPAEGCSGGGRSAAKAA, encoded by the coding sequence ATGTCGGCCTCTGCGATCAACGTGCTGGCCGCGCTGCTGGAGGTGCGCACCGGCCAGCATACCGCCAGCCATCGTTCGACCCGGATGGATGCCGCACTGACGCCGCTGATGCGCGCGCGCGGGCTCGACACGCTGGACGATCTGGTCGCGCGCCTGCTCGACGGGCGCGATCCGGCGCTGGCCGGGCATATCGTCGATGCGCTGGTGAACCAGGAAACCTCGTTCTTTCGCGACACCGCGGTGTTCGACATGATGGTGGAGGCGGTCGCCGCCGCCGAAGAACAGGGGCGCCGGGTGCGCATCTGGAGCGCCGGATGCTCGACGGGGCAGGAGCCGCTGTCGCTGGCAATGCTGTTCGCCGAGCGGCAGGAGGCGACCGGCGCGCCCATGCCCGAGATCGTCGCCAGCGACATTTCCACCGCCGCGCTGGCCCGCGCCCGATCGGGGCGGTTTTCGCAGTTCGAGATCCAGCGCGGCCTGCCCATCCGGCGGATGATGCGCTGGTTCGAGGGCGACGGCAGCGAATGGATCGCGCGCCCCGAACTCCTGCGCCACATCGCGTTTCGCCAGATCAACCTGGTCGCCGATCGCCCGCCGGGCGGCGCATTCGACCTGATCCTGTGCCGCAACGTCATGCTGTACCTGAACCCGGTTCCCAAGGCCGGCGCGTTCGACCGGCTGGCCCATGCGCTGGCGCCGGGCGGGCTGCTGGTGCTGGGCGCGGGCGAGACGGTGATCGGCCAGACCCACCGGTTCGAGCCGAGCGGCCGCTTTCGCGGATTCTATCAACCGGCCGAGGGTTGCTCCGGCGGGGGACGGAGCGCCGCCAAGGCCGCTTGA
- a CDS encoding N-acetylmuramoyl-L-alanine amidase: MTIIDTPSPNFDERSLPITMIVLHYTGMQDAQSAIERLRDPEAKVSCHYLVAEDGTVLRMVDDDKRAWHAGRSHWRSVDDVNSASIGIEIVNPGHDWGYRPFPDEQIAAVIALVHDLKDRYAITRGNIVGHSDIAPARKRDPGELFPWGQLARLRLALPRPTRNLMDPMWTEAGFCLALERFGYDVTDRMAAIMAFQRRFRPELMDGEIDAECRMILLALLLPRPQGDD, translated from the coding sequence ATGACGATCATCGACACGCCGTCGCCCAATTTCGACGAGCGCTCGCTGCCCATCACGATGATCGTGCTGCATTATACCGGCATGCAGGATGCGCAGTCCGCGATCGAGCGGCTGCGCGATCCGGAGGCCAAGGTGTCGTGCCATTATCTGGTGGCCGAGGACGGCACGGTCCTGCGCATGGTGGACGACGACAAGCGCGCCTGGCACGCCGGTCGCTCGCACTGGCGCAGCGTCGACGACGTCAATTCGGCGAGCATCGGCATCGAGATCGTCAATCCCGGCCATGATTGGGGATATCGCCCCTTCCCCGACGAGCAGATCGCCGCGGTCATCGCCCTGGTCCATGACCTGAAGGACCGGTACGCGATCACCCGCGGCAATATCGTCGGCCATTCCGACATCGCGCCCGCCCGCAAGCGCGATCCGGGCGAACTGTTTCCCTGGGGGCAACTCGCGCGGTTGCGCCTGGCCCTCCCGCGGCCGACCAGGAACCTGATGGACCCGATGTGGACGGAGGCGGGCTTCTGCCTGGCGCTGGAACGCTTCGGCTATGACGTGACGGACCGGATGGCGGCGATCATGGCGTTTCAGCGCCGTTTCCGCCCCGAATTGATGGACGGCGAGATCGATGCCGAGTGCCGGATGATCCTGCTCGCGCTGCTGCTGCCCCGGCCGCAGGGTGACGACTGA
- a CDS encoding TSUP family transporter — protein sequence MHLTLDAVLFLMTVALFAGTIDAMAGGGGLLTIPALLAAGVPPVSALATNKLQSAIGTGSAFLAYRRGGHVDLHRFTVPAIGAFAGSVAGATAVQHIDPGFLAGLVPVLLIVMALYFLLSPPMSDVDRHARLGRIGLTGVVSVIGFYDGFFGPGTGSFITTALVALGGLGLVRAIANTKFLNLATNLAGVLAMIAGGQMLWMLGLGMAAANVAGNQIGARLAMRFGGRGVRPLLVVMSIALTIKLLADPANPARGWIAALVG from the coding sequence ATGCACCTGACGCTGGACGCCGTCCTGTTCCTGATGACGGTGGCGCTGTTCGCCGGCACGATCGACGCGATGGCCGGGGGCGGGGGGCTGCTGACCATTCCGGCGCTGCTGGCGGCGGGCGTGCCGCCGGTTTCCGCGCTGGCGACCAACAAGCTGCAAAGCGCGATCGGGACGGGCTCGGCGTTTCTCGCCTACCGGCGCGGCGGGCATGTCGATCTGCACCGCTTCACCGTGCCGGCGATCGGCGCCTTTGCCGGGTCGGTCGCCGGGGCCACCGCCGTGCAGCATATTGATCCCGGCTTCCTTGCCGGGCTGGTGCCGGTGCTGTTGATCGTGATGGCGCTCTACTTCCTGCTGTCGCCGCCGATGAGCGATGTGGATCGCCATGCGCGGCTGGGGCGGATCGGGCTGACCGGGGTGGTGAGCGTCATCGGCTTTTACGACGGCTTTTTCGGGCCGGGCACGGGATCGTTCATCACCACCGCGCTGGTCGCGCTGGGCGGGCTGGGGCTGGTGCGCGCGATCGCCAATACCAAGTTCCTGAACCTGGCGACCAACCTTGCCGGGGTGCTGGCGATGATCGCGGGCGGGCAGATGTTGTGGATGCTGGGGCTGGGCATGGCGGCGGCCAATGTCGCGGGCAACCAGATCGGCGCGCGGCTGGCGATGCGCTTCGGCGGGCGGGGGGTGCGGCCGCTGCTGGTCGTCATGTCGATCGCGCTGACGATCAAGCTGCTCGCCGATCCCGCCAACCCGGCACGGGGCTGGATCGCGGCGCTGGTCGGATAG
- a CDS encoding carbonic anhydrase, with amino-acid sequence MREYKQLLLANKAWATELIEEKADFFERQTAGQKPDFLWIGCSDSRVTPERMTMTPPGGMFLHRNIANLVHDDDLNLLSVVQYAVDVLKVRHVILCGHHGCGGVQAALLGGTSGPVDTWLGNARDVLHRHRAEIDAEPTEDGKVNRLVELNVRDQLMHLARIDIIQNAFREGRELWLHGWVYDMRDGHIKTLMEIDASTELSAVGNPDKVLV; translated from the coding sequence ATGAGAGAATACAAGCAGCTCCTGCTCGCCAACAAGGCGTGGGCGACCGAACTGATCGAGGAAAAGGCGGACTTTTTCGAACGCCAGACGGCGGGGCAGAAGCCCGATTTCCTGTGGATCGGCTGTTCGGACAGCCGCGTCACGCCCGAGCGGATGACGATGACCCCGCCGGGCGGCATGTTCCTGCACAGGAACATCGCCAACCTCGTCCATGACGACGATCTGAACCTGTTGTCGGTGGTGCAATATGCCGTCGACGTGCTGAAGGTCCGCCACGTCATCCTGTGCGGCCATCATGGGTGCGGCGGGGTGCAGGCGGCCCTGTTGGGCGGGACCAGCGGCCCGGTCGATACCTGGCTGGGCAATGCCCGCGACGTGCTGCACCGCCACCGTGCCGAGATCGATGCCGAACCGACCGAGGACGGCAAGGTCAACCGGCTGGTCGAGCTGAACGTGCGCGACCAGTTGATGCATCTCGCGCGCATCGACATCATCCAGAACGCCTTCCGCGAAGGCCGCGAACTTTGGCTGCACGGCTGGGTCTACGACATGCGCGACGGCCATATCAAAACGCTGATGGAAATCGACGCCAGCACCGAATTGAGCGCGGTCGGCAACCCCGACAAGGTCCTGGTGTAA
- a CDS encoding SulP family inorganic anion transporter, producing the protein MANLRADVPASIVVALVALPLCLGIALASGAPLFSGLIAGIVGGLVVGFVSKSPLSVSGPAAGLTVIVLEAIERMPSYQIFLVAVMLAGVLQLGFSFTRAGILAEFVPSSVITGMLAAIGLILILKQVPHLVGYDGDFEGSFEFATASGGNTFTDLWTSVTSDVTPGAIVIGVVCLLFLFTWDAYRPKQGPLRFVPGPLLVVVIGVVGNALLGATVPGWQLGAKHLVQVPVAGSPAEFVGLFRMPDFSGLTMGVVWTSAVTLAIVASLESLLSVKAVDEIDPRRRTTDKNWELMAQGSGNIVSGLLGGLPVTSVIVRSSANVDAGAESKLSAMLHALWLLLSVALIPVMLNLIPLSALAAVLIATGYKLTKPKLFTERFKQGWTQFVPFVATVLAILFTDLLIGILIGLAVGFVFVVARNFRTAITFACEGEDCLIRARRNLYFIHKYELQQQLARVPDGANLLIDLSSTSYVDLDNVDIINAFIKGAAYRDIDVIVRGDIAERSAPLINAPIAGVRFA; encoded by the coding sequence ATGGCCAATCTTCGGGCGGATGTCCCGGCCTCGATCGTGGTGGCGCTGGTCGCCCTGCCCTTGTGCCTGGGCATCGCACTGGCATCCGGGGCACCGCTCTTCTCGGGCCTGATCGCGGGGATCGTCGGCGGGCTGGTCGTCGGCTTCGTGTCGAAATCGCCCCTGTCGGTCAGCGGGCCGGCGGCCGGGCTCACCGTGATCGTGCTGGAAGCGATCGAGCGGATGCCCAGCTACCAGATCTTTCTGGTCGCGGTGATGCTGGCCGGCGTGCTGCAACTGGGTTTCTCCTTCACCCGCGCCGGCATTCTGGCGGAATTCGTCCCCTCCTCCGTCATCACCGGCATGCTGGCCGCGATCGGCCTGATCCTGATCCTGAAGCAGGTGCCCCATCTCGTCGGCTATGACGGCGATTTCGAGGGCAGCTTCGAATTCGCCACCGCATCGGGCGGCAACACCTTTACCGACCTGTGGACCAGCGTGACCAGCGACGTCACGCCCGGCGCGATCGTCATCGGCGTCGTCTGCCTGCTCTTCCTGTTCACCTGGGACGCGTACCGCCCCAAGCAGGGTCCGCTGCGCTTCGTGCCCGGCCCGCTGCTCGTGGTGGTGATCGGCGTCGTCGGCAATGCGCTGCTCGGCGCGACCGTGCCGGGCTGGCAACTGGGCGCAAAGCATCTGGTGCAGGTGCCCGTCGCCGGCAGCCCGGCGGAGTTTGTCGGCCTGTTCCGCATGCCCGATTTCAGCGGCCTGACCATGGGCGTGGTGTGGACCAGCGCGGTGACGCTGGCGATCGTCGCCAGCCTGGAATCGCTCCTGAGCGTCAAGGCGGTGGACGAGATCGACCCGCGCCGCCGCACCACCGACAAGAACTGGGAGCTGATGGCGCAGGGCAGCGGCAACATCGTGTCCGGCCTGCTCGGCGGCCTGCCCGTCACCTCGGTGATCGTCCGCTCCTCGGCCAATGTCGATGCCGGCGCCGAAAGCAAGCTGTCCGCGATGCTGCACGCGCTGTGGCTGCTCCTGTCGGTCGCGCTGATCCCGGTGATGCTGAACCTGATCCCGCTCTCGGCGCTCGCCGCGGTGCTGATCGCCACCGGCTACAAGCTGACCAAGCCCAAGCTGTTTACCGAGCGGTTCAAGCAGGGCTGGACGCAGTTCGTGCCCTTTGTCGCCACCGTGCTGGCGATCCTGTTCACCGACCTCCTGATCGGCATCCTGATCGGCCTGGCCGTCGGCTTCGTGTTCGTCGTCGCCCGCAACTTCCGCACCGCCATCACCTTCGCCTGCGAAGGCGAGGATTGCCTGATCCGCGCTCGGCGCAACCTGTACTTCATCCACAAATACGAACTGCAACAGCAGCTTGCCCGCGTACCCGACGGCGCGAACCTGCTGATCGACCTGTCCTCCACGTCTTATGTCGACCTCGACAATGTCGACATCATCAACGCCTTCATCAAGGGCGCCGCCTACCGCGACATCGACGTGATCGTCCGCGGCGACATCGCCGAGCGCAGCGCGCCGCTCATCAACGCCCCCATCGCCGGAGTGCGCTTCGCATGA
- a CDS encoding J domain-containing protein, whose protein sequence is MSAPVARPTTRSNDWGFPRWRGYGSGREAKPVRICDRHGCDEPGNCPAPKSPNNPDRWYFCTNHAAEYNRGWDYFQGLDAEEAAAREAGERRTNAGYAQSRHHGWAGSGDGSRSRDEMRALDVLGLEPDATFDLIRATWRGLAKANHPDVRPNDPDAATRFQQVQAAYEVLRAAEEMRSTQRA, encoded by the coding sequence ATGTCCGCTCCTGTGGCGCGACCGACTACACGATCGAACGATTGGGGCTTTCCCCGCTGGCGAGGCTATGGCTCGGGCCGCGAGGCCAAGCCCGTGCGGATCTGCGACCGGCACGGCTGTGACGAGCCGGGCAATTGTCCGGCCCCCAAATCTCCCAACAATCCCGATCGTTGGTACTTCTGCACCAACCATGCCGCCGAGTATAATCGCGGCTGGGACTATTTTCAGGGGCTGGACGCCGAGGAAGCGGCGGCGCGCGAAGCGGGCGAGCGGCGGACCAATGCCGGCTATGCGCAATCGCGCCATCATGGCTGGGCGGGGTCGGGCGACGGCAGCCGGTCGCGTGACGAGATGCGCGCGCTGGACGTGCTGGGGCTGGAGCCGGACGCCACCTTCGACCTGATCCGCGCGACGTGGCGCGGACTGGCCAAGGCGAATCACCCCGATGTCCGCCCGAACGATCCGGATGCGGCGACGCGGTTCCAGCAGGTGCAGGCCGCCTATGAGGTGCTGCGTGCCGCCGAGGAGATGCGGAGCACGCAGCGCGCATGA
- a CDS encoding (2Fe-2S) ferredoxin domain-containing protein translates to MIRRAKAEWTGAVLVCGKCSKKVGGGFGPKGRTPLAKVLRKLIGGKGRKAPLGVVETRCLKLCPRNAVTLVDTARPGEWLVVSPGDPVAEIAMRLGRGTPQA, encoded by the coding sequence ATGATCCGGCGTGCAAAGGCGGAGTGGACCGGCGCCGTGCTGGTCTGCGGCAAATGTTCCAAGAAGGTCGGTGGCGGGTTCGGCCCGAAGGGCAGGACGCCGCTCGCCAAGGTGCTGCGCAAGCTGATCGGGGGCAAGGGGCGCAAGGCACCGCTGGGCGTAGTCGAGACCAGGTGCCTGAAGCTGTGCCCCAGGAACGCCGTCACCCTGGTCGATACCGCGCGGCCAGGCGAATGGCTGGTGGTGTCGCCCGGCGATCCGGTGGCGGAAATCGCCATGCGTCTGGGGCGGGGTACCCCTCAGGCGTAG
- a CDS encoding SufE family protein — protein MPNLADLRDEYDFLDADDRYRLLIDLGRELEPMPEPLKTDATLVRGCSASVWVYPTRQEDGTLHFLADSNAAITKGIIALVLLTVQDREPAAISATDIEGELAPFDLKNQLSSNRTQGIPNMIALIRDTAARYA, from the coding sequence ATGCCGAACCTAGCCGACCTTCGCGACGAATATGATTTTCTCGACGCCGACGATCGCTACCGGTTGCTGATCGATCTGGGCCGCGAGCTGGAGCCGATGCCCGAGCCGTTGAAGACCGATGCGACGCTGGTACGCGGCTGCTCCGCATCGGTCTGGGTCTATCCGACCCGCCAAGAGGACGGCACGCTCCATTTCCTCGCCGATTCGAATGCGGCGATCACCAAGGGGATCATCGCGCTGGTCCTGCTCACCGTGCAGGACCGTGAGCCCGCCGCGATCTCCGCCACCGATATCGAGGGAGAACTGGCCCCCTTCGACCTGAAGAACCAGCTGAGCTCGAACCGGACGCAGGGGATTCCGAACATGATCGCGCTGATCCGGGATACAGCCGCGCGCTACGCCTGA
- the pspC gene encoding envelope stress response membrane protein PspC, producing MSASRTQFYLDKQNAKFKGVCAGIADYTGIDALWVRVAAVLLTVSGVGIPWVPLAYVLVAWMATAKPIGLYQTDDDAKFWQGVRSNPKRSTAEVRSKFRDIDRRLADIELHYTSRNSRLADEIDSLR from the coding sequence ATGTCCGCCAGCCGCACGCAATTCTACCTCGACAAGCAGAACGCCAAGTTCAAGGGCGTGTGCGCCGGGATCGCCGACTATACGGGGATCGACGCGCTGTGGGTCCGGGTCGCCGCCGTCCTGCTCACCGTATCGGGCGTCGGCATCCCCTGGGTTCCCCTTGCCTATGTCCTCGTCGCCTGGATGGCGACGGCCAAGCCGATCGGCCTGTATCAGACCGATGACGACGCCAAGTTCTGGCAGGGTGTCCGCTCGAACCCGAAGCGTTCGACCGCCGAGGTCCGCTCCAAGTTCCGCGACATCGACCGCCGGCTCGCCGACATCGAGCTGCACTATACCAGCCGCAACAGCCGCCTGGCCGACGAGATCGACAGCCTGCGCTGA
- the pspB gene encoding envelope stress response membrane protein PspB, whose protein sequence is MEDIVVPIVAFPIIFLGLPWLIFHYVTKWKQAPKITHEDEQLLDELHMLARRLEDRVNTVERIVAADNPNWKSGIAAPEWQPEPRLTKGDYAPDRRN, encoded by the coding sequence ATGGAAGACATCGTCGTCCCCATCGTCGCGTTTCCGATCATCTTTCTCGGCCTGCCGTGGCTCATCTTCCACTATGTCACCAAGTGGAAGCAGGCGCCCAAGATCACGCATGAGGACGAGCAACTGCTCGACGAGCTGCACATGCTCGCCCGCCGCCTGGAAGACCGGGTGAACACGGTCGAACGCATCGTCGCCGCCGACAATCCCAACTGGAAATCGGGCATCGCCGCCCCCGAATGGCAACCCGAACCCCGCCTGACCAAGGGCGACTACGCACCCGATCGGAGGAACTGA
- the pspA gene encoding phage shock protein PspA, which produces MGIFSRTRDIVAANFADLLDKAEDPAKMIRMIILEMEETLVEVRASAARTIADQKEMRRHISKLEQLQASWTEKAELALSKDREDLAKAALVERQKAADMADQLSVEVQVLDDALRASEEDITKLQNKLREARTKQNAVQTRLESANTRVRLREMWNGPKTHDAFSRFDVLERRVDEAEGRADALGLGVAKTLEEEIAELRTSDKVDADLAALKARMKKEG; this is translated from the coding sequence ATGGGCATTTTCTCCCGCACCCGCGATATCGTTGCCGCCAACTTCGCCGACCTGCTCGACAAGGCGGAGGACCCCGCGAAGATGATCCGCATGATCATCCTCGAAATGGAGGAAACGCTGGTCGAGGTGCGCGCCTCCGCGGCCCGCACGATCGCGGACCAGAAGGAGATGCGCCGCCACATCAGCAAGCTGGAGCAGCTTCAGGCAAGCTGGACCGAAAAGGCCGAGCTGGCGCTGTCCAAGGACCGCGAGGACCTGGCCAAGGCGGCTCTGGTCGAGCGGCAGAAGGCGGCCGACATGGCCGACCAGTTGTCGGTCGAGGTGCAGGTGCTCGACGATGCGCTGCGCGCGTCGGAAGAGGACATCACCAAGCTGCAGAACAAGCTGCGCGAGGCCCGCACCAAGCAGAATGCGGTGCAGACCCGGCTGGAAAGCGCCAACACCCGCGTCCGCCTGCGCGAGATGTGGAACGGCCCCAAGACGCACGACGCCTTCAGCCGCTTCGACGTGCTGGAACGCCGGGTGGACGAGGCCGAGGGCCGCGCCGACGCACTGGGCCTGGGTGTCGCCAAGACGCTGGAGGAGGAGATTGCCGAGCTGCGCACCTCCGACAAGGTCGATGCCGATCTCGCCGCCCTGAAGGCGCGCATGAAGAAGGAGGGCTGA
- the pspF gene encoding phage shock protein operon transcriptional activator, which translates to MERTSQVIGQSGAFLDALERASRAAALDRPVLVIGERGTGKELVAERLHRLSPRWDQPLVVMNCAALPETLIEAELFGHEAGAFTGAAKTRAGRFEEADGGTLFLDELGTLSMAAQDRLLRAVEYGEVTRIGASRPMRVDVRIVAATNEHLPDKVEAHEFRADLLDRLSFEVVTLPPLRARQADIMVLADHFGRRMAAEIGWDRWPGFGPAAVDALMQHRWPGNVRELRNVVERAVYRWEREGPVDAIEIDPFQSPFRPKGQSPAASAAVAAAPSTPAREEPSSGDEVAACEVGPSDFKSRVARFERELLAKSLADNRFNQRTTADALGLSYDQLRHALRRHDLIGTVA; encoded by the coding sequence ATGGAGCGGACGAGCCAGGTAATCGGTCAGTCGGGGGCGTTCCTCGACGCATTGGAACGCGCTAGCCGGGCGGCGGCGCTGGACCGGCCCGTGCTCGTCATCGGCGAGCGGGGAACGGGCAAGGAATTGGTGGCCGAACGGCTCCACCGCCTGTCGCCGCGCTGGGACCAGCCGCTGGTCGTCATGAACTGCGCGGCACTTCCCGAAACGCTGATCGAGGCGGAATTGTTCGGGCATGAGGCGGGTGCGTTCACCGGCGCCGCCAAGACGCGCGCCGGGCGGTTCGAGGAAGCCGATGGCGGCACGCTGTTCCTGGACGAGCTCGGCACATTGTCGATGGCGGCGCAGGACCGATTGCTGCGCGCGGTCGAATATGGCGAGGTAACCCGGATCGGTGCGTCGCGGCCGATGCGCGTCGATGTCCGCATCGTCGCCGCCACCAACGAACATCTGCCCGACAAGGTGGAGGCGCACGAGTTTCGCGCCGACCTGCTCGACCGGCTGTCGTTCGAGGTCGTGACGCTGCCGCCGCTCAGGGCGCGGCAGGCCGATATCATGGTGCTGGCCGATCATTTCGGGCGGCGGATGGCGGCGGAGATCGGCTGGGACCGCTGGCCGGGCTTCGGGCCGGCGGCGGTCGATGCGTTGATGCAGCATCGCTGGCCGGGGAATGTGCGGGAATTGCGCAACGTGGTGGAGCGCGCCGTGTACCGGTGGGAGCGGGAGGGGCCGGTGGATGCGATCGAGATCGATCCGTTCCAGTCGCCGTTCCGGCCCAAGGGACAGTCGCCCGCGGCATCCGCCGCCGTCGCCGCGGCGCCGTCGACGCCGGCGAGGGAGGAGCCGTCCTCGGGCGACGAGGTCGCCGCCTGTGAAGTGGGGCCGTCCGACTTCAAGAGCCGGGTGGCGCGGTTCGAGCGGGAGTTGCTGGCCAAGTCGCTGGCGGACAACCGGTTCAACCAGCGGACTACGGCGGATGCGCTCGGCCTGTCCTATGATCAGCTTCGTCATGCGCTTCGTCGTCATGACCTGATCGGTACGGTTGCGTAA
- a CDS encoding superoxide dismutase: MAFELPPLPYDYDALEPVISKETMTFHHDKHHKAYTDKLNEGVEKDASLQGKSIEDILGQISSQPPLVRNNGGGYWNHDFFWKILSKPGTGGQPSEKLQAAIDAYGGLDKLKEDFNTKGAGQFGSGWAWVIVDGSGALKVTSTPNQDNPLMDDVADKGTPILGNDVWEHAYYLTYKNDRAAYLKAWWDVVNWNEVSKRFEAAGA, translated from the coding sequence ATGGCGTTCGAACTGCCCCCGCTGCCGTATGACTATGACGCGCTGGAGCCGGTGATCTCCAAGGAGACGATGACCTTCCACCACGACAAGCATCACAAGGCCTATACCGACAAGCTGAACGAAGGCGTCGAAAAGGACGCATCGCTGCAGGGCAAGTCGATCGAGGACATTCTCGGCCAGATCTCGTCGCAGCCGCCGCTGGTGCGCAACAATGGCGGTGGATACTGGAACCACGACTTCTTCTGGAAGATCCTTTCCAAGCCGGGCACCGGTGGCCAGCCGTCGGAGAAGCTGCAGGCGGCGATCGACGCCTATGGCGGCCTCGACAAGCTGAAGGAAGACTTCAACACCAAGGGCGCCGGGCAGTTCGGCTCGGGCTGGGCGTGGGTGATCGTCGACGGCTCGGGCGCGCTCAAGGTGACCTCGACCCCGAACCAGGACAATCCGCTGATGGACGACGTGGCCGACAAGGGCACGCCGATCCTGGGCAACGACGTGTGGGAACACGCCTATTACCTCACCTACAAGAACGACCGCGCCGCCTATCTGAAGGCGTGGTGGGACGTGGTGAACTGGAACGAGGTGTCGAAGCGCTTCGAGGCGGCCGGCGCCTGA
- a CDS encoding septation protein A gives MTAARDGAPDRAGLKLGLEYGPLLLFFAVNFLAPAGPLTRVLIATGVFMAATVVAMIVSRIKLGRVSTMLWLSGALVLLFGALTLYFRDERFIKMKPTIVYTAFSAILTYGLITGRPLLEALLGSVYAGLTQTGWRKVTRNWAIFFAFMAVLNEVVWRSSTWDFWVGFKLWGAIPLTLGFALANIPMLMRNGLSAGEKPVGDIPPE, from the coding sequence GTGACCGCGGCGCGGGACGGTGCGCCTGACCGGGCCGGGCTGAAGCTGGGGCTGGAGTATGGGCCGCTGCTGCTGTTCTTCGCGGTCAACTTCCTTGCCCCCGCCGGTCCGCTGACCCGCGTGCTGATCGCCACCGGCGTGTTCATGGCCGCGACCGTGGTCGCGATGATCGTCAGCCGGATCAAGCTGGGCCGCGTGTCGACCATGCTGTGGCTGTCGGGCGCGCTGGTGCTGCTGTTCGGCGCGCTGACCCTGTATTTCCGCGACGAGCGCTTCATCAAGATGAAGCCGACCATCGTCTACACCGCCTTTTCGGCGATCCTGACCTATGGCCTGATCACCGGCCGACCGCTGCTCGAAGCATTGCTCGGTTCGGTCTATGCCGGGCTGACCCAGACCGGCTGGCGCAAGGTGACGCGCAACTGGGCGATCTTCTTCGCCTTCATGGCGGTTTTGAACGAGGTGGTGTGGCGCTCCAGCACCTGGGACTTCTGGGTGGGCTTCAAGCTGTGGGGCGCGATCCCGCTGACGCTGGGCTTCGCGCTCGCCAACATCCCGATGCTGATGCGCAACGGCCTGAGCGCAGGCGAGAAGCCCGTCGGCGACATTCCGCCCGAATAA
- the ftsY gene encoding signal recognition particle-docking protein FtsY, translated as MSTSPSWHEKLLGGFRRTSDRLVGNLAGLGGARLDEPTLDDIEEALIASDLGPETAGHIRQRLAEGTFERNMEDLGIRLVVAEEVEKALAKVATPLEIDAFPRPQVILVIGVNGSGKTTTIAKLAHLFMEQDYGVMLAAGDTFRAAAIGQLATWAARVGVPIVSGKEGGDAAGIVYEAVKQATATGIDVLIVDTAGRLQNKRELMDELAKIRRVLGRLNPEAPHDIVLVLDATTGQNALNQIEVFKDVAGVTGLVMTKLDGTARGGVLVAAAERYGLPIHAIGVGEGMTDLRPFDASEVSRIIAGIEGGRK; from the coding sequence ATGAGCACATCCCCCTCCTGGCACGAAAAGCTGCTGGGCGGCTTTCGCCGTACCTCCGACCGGCTGGTCGGCAATCTCGCCGGGCTTGGCGGCGCGCGCCTGGACGAGCCGACGCTGGACGATATCGAGGAGGCGCTGATCGCTTCCGACCTGGGGCCGGAGACCGCCGGCCATATCCGCCAGCGGCTGGCCGAGGGCACGTTCGAGCGCAACATGGAGGATCTGGGCATCCGCCTCGTCGTCGCCGAGGAGGTGGAAAAGGCGCTGGCGAAGGTCGCCACCCCGCTGGAGATCGACGCGTTTCCGCGCCCGCAGGTGATCCTCGTCATCGGCGTCAACGGATCGGGCAAGACCACCACCATCGCCAAGCTGGCGCATCTGTTCATGGAGCAGGATTACGGCGTGATGCTGGCCGCGGGCGACACGTTCCGCGCCGCCGCGATCGGCCAGCTTGCCACCTGGGCGGCGCGCGTGGGCGTGCCGATCGTCTCGGGCAAGGAAGGCGGCGACGCGGCCGGCATCGTCTATGAGGCGGTCAAGCAGGCCACCGCGACGGGCATCGACGTGCTGATCGTCGACACCGCCGGGCGCCTGCAGAACAAGCGCGAGCTGATGGACGAACTCGCCAAGATCCGCCGCGTGCTCGGCCGCCTGAACCCGGAGGCGCCGCACGACATCGTGCTCGTGCTCGACGCGACGACGGGCCAGAATGCGCTCAATCAGATCGAGGTGTTCAAGGACGTGGCGGGCGTCACCGGGCTGGTCATGACGAAGCTGGACGGCACCGCGCGCGGCGGCGTGCTGGTGGCGGCGGCCGAGCGTTACGGCCTGCCCATCCATGCGATCGGCGTCGGTGAAGGGATGACCGACCTGCGCCCGTTCGACGCCAGCGAGGTCAGCCGGATCATTGCCGGCATCGAAGGAGGCCGCAAGTGA